In the Epinephelus lanceolatus isolate andai-2023 chromosome 6, ASM4190304v1, whole genome shotgun sequence genome, one interval contains:
- the ttr gene encoding transthyretin — MLQPLHCLLLASTVLLCNTSPVPTEKHGDSDTKCPLMVKILDAVKGTPAGSVALKVSQKTADGGWTQIANGVTDATGEIHNLITEQQFPAGVYRVEFDTKTYWKNEGSTPFHEVAEVVFEAHAGGHRHYTLALLLSPFSFTTTAVTIDAHH; from the exons ATGCTTCAACCACTGCACTGTCTGCTTCTAGCCTCTACTGTGCTGCTCTGCAACACCAGCCCCGTCCCTACG gaGAAACATGGAGACTCAGACACCAAGTGTCCTCTGATGGTGAAAATCCTTGATGCCGTGAAAGGGACTCCAGCCGGATCAGTGGCCCTCAAGGTGTCTCAGAAGACAGCTGATGGGGGATGGACACAGATCGCTAATGG AGTGACAGATGCCACCGGAGAGATCCACAACCTCATCACAGAGCAGCAGTTCCCAGCAGGAGTGTATCGTGTTGAGTTTGATACCAAAACTTACTGGAAGAATGAGGGGAGCACACCATTCCATGAAGTAGCTGAG gTGGTGTTCGAAGCCCATGCTGGAGGTCATCGTCACTACACCTTGGCTTTGCTGCTCAGTCCATTCTCCTTCACCACCACAGCCGTTACCATCGATGCACATCATTGA
- the LOC117253347 gene encoding uncharacterized protein LOC117253347, producing the protein MARLSLAEVGLLLLLVLALVLSAEASEKRLKTLRRKKREWVLPPAKMKENQDYTQKPFIAKIRSDKDTSERVEYFLSGPGADKPPFNLFVVDHETGFVRITGLLDREKKAFYNLTGKARYMDGNKAEEDIPLTVIVLDENDNAPYFELHTGNVTESSKKGSFVMQIVGKDDDQEGTINSEISYKIISQVPEGPARMFDLDSKTGKLYVKDARLDRETCDYYKLVVQGTDLGGAVGGLTGTGTVEIKVLDINDNKPILEKSEHTGSVDENVADVIVMRIKALDADLEPTDNWKTVFKIVKGNEDNLFTIETDEKTNEGILKLIKPLDFEEVQKLALGLSIENVAPFVEGGAVEMDVDVQVGEGGPVATGAGAGADAGVDIGVNLDTGVGVGGDAGAETGVGLGLDTGLTPGVGVGTTKPGTKPKQDAPEKTYAILISVNNMPEGPAFRPDTKIVPVSEDPNELPKDGVLTSFPAIDPDTGKQAEDVSYAKAHDPDNWFTIDEETAEIKLNKAPDRESPFLVNGTYIAKILAITKDMPSKTVTGTIAIQVNDFNDHCPSLTTSRSSLCSDSKTVYVTGIDEDVSPNAAPFKFTVIPDGTRGKWDVEIINETSAALHSHEMLWPGEYKLQVEVTDAKGLSCSASEPFTVEVCDCVEREGCGARTAKRGAPSSELSASAIGLLLMALCLLLLIPLLLLFCQCGGADTIFPDQFSDIPFDAKEHLISYHTEGRGEDKEVPLQSVPIMMGTQKKVEAAAAAANFNSAASKITETHQTSAFYDESVQWLQDTGQSLMEVDNVYGFSGKSFNNSSVVYGRPKLGIQRSTTALYDNIALPDAFLNAYYSQKADCVVPVKDSLLDYGFEGQGSPTGSVGCCSLLESDNDLQFLNDLGSKFKTLAEICSPPTPTPKPSLTHKVTGGVKASVDIVEPVVRPKIEHNVETKHTDIKTEKVMSSTNISKSSVSTVSTAPQSMTLPRTNVTNISQSSNISHSSNISHSATLPRQAQTVILQRQPVYYATSPVLQPMHYVVQPQLQNTVLLANGAQGVNVPGFYVVSGPQNPSSELVISGSPRSPSGLVIQGTGSPKSPASPASPVSPTLLLPGSPGVSQGTVPGKGWKMVGPNPDGSYMLVMDKSSPGEAEGVDPGSSQGTLPRGAILVKEAAPPQGVLGPAAQGSVYGILPGHTVVKNGGVVAVNNNLGQTWVRQPGQMGLRPVNILGVGAGQLRMGHVVTAKPEGRHTGIWPPGINSIGIRQISVNQSQGIPPMEQTRDPSGIPKGYRIESPKEDKTTSVVNTVITTDIITAEAVKTNQSPKEEVMTKKLFMDDSDPTQNTHTDTVEEQQDVISKASEHDPALNDEEPSEVVQEYQTQTSEKSSIANLEEDIVKSLPGSDVLQTSFEQSDTVVEKLGDTKDEIVPDQLNKITEAPTNTFTDVESQTTEANDPQQNIEEEAEAPQAGQQENLGPTEGYSKEDVFMVTEMSSTEALQRGSDVSDLDNTDVKDEETSAFHQGEEATSTSDHLKIVDDQIHDSTEENVCSQEAAPLKEEEVEEEGEPVQLSTVAAPEVRSAEVESESQSNQVSEDQSDRDLEQDVSPAEEVVSVLETNQVVATSDSIQAEEIMEERTTVTSDTHEDVKAKQDQMLDSDVELDTVDAQLLATAPNEISMDTLIVSEERSIPDQEAMPELEADRSEGFQIGEGHAQRDFVDAEARTSLQTGSIILANQEEGDLGDSNLISASEEITTQVQAEASTVPTISTLEQHLQIAEDKDDDDQQHITSESGEDKDQVSADTDSVSDGEKEGSIVEEGVSQQSFSTSDDQDEDIERQDGLSTSSQLEENFISDDNTSNEEKDEDAVEETVPPVQQNISSSDDQDEKSAKENASSTSSQVDDTVMSDDNINGSEKEEGETLEDVTLPIQQNVSITHSQDEEIEGEDVSGRSSSLQDELVAGDDIDTVETEDHIAEKVTSPIQPLLSITNDQDEEIGRLDAGHATSTVEDQLTSEDNAGDGVQEVSPVEQTPLSSDEDSEREYASHTVSQVETKLISDVDGEKEEIEAASIHQNICISGDQDEDSEEEGAPGTSSHIQEEGIKSNQLSEEESQPLDTECLSAMSKVTDTQEMPSEITTHQVRQGLVSSQTGEIPLDIAERHILVRDANMEGLDDVVTSSGELISSRVATGQVYMSSEDKGVSGSILASGQSAGGDLTLEKGNVEATFDPEITEGLDGSTTHASGQVLPISSSEIEVVGKTISSMLETDPGSAEIGTASFIATSEVAEEAGDLAQNESVHITGAAEIGPNTVGNAGLIDVESKASDYLHGAEASGGEVSPDQTVISQTRNKFRRSKKDSSKKPQSPKSPSGKCKQQ; encoded by the exons ATCCGCTCTGATAAAGACACAAGTGAAAGGGTGGAGTATTTTCTCTCTGGACCAGGAGCTGACAAACCACCCTTCAACCTCTTTGTGGTGGACCATGAAACTGGGTTTGTACGAATTACTGGTCTCCTGGACCGGGAGAAAAAAGCATTCTACAAT CTAACAGGAAAGGCTAGATACATGGATGGGAATAAAGCAGAGGAAGACATTCCACTGACTGTCATAGTCCTGGACGAGAATGACAATGCTCCTTATTTTGAGCTGCATACCGGCAATGTCACAGAGTCAAGCAAAAAAG GATCCTTTGTTATGCAGATCGTGGGGAAAGATGATGACCAAGAGGGAACAATTAATTCAGAGATCTCCTACAAAATTATCAGTCAGGTGCCAGAGGGTCCAGCTCGCATGTTTGATCTTGACAGCAAAACAGGCAAACTATACGTCAAAGATGCCAGGCTGGACAGAGAG aCTTGTGACTACTACAAACTGGTTGTACAGGGGACTGATTTGGGAGGGGCAGTAGGGGGGCTGACAGGGACAGGAACTGTGGAGATCAAGGTGCTGGACATCAATGATAATAAACCCATTCTGGAAAAATCTGAG CACACGGGCTCAGTGGATGAAAATGTTGCTGATGTAATCGTGATGAGAATCAAAGCTCTGGACGCAGACCTTGAACCCACAGACAACTGGAAGACTGTCTTTAAAATTGTCAAAGGAAATGAGGATAATCTCTTCACCATTGAGACAGATGAAAAAACCAATGAAGGCATCCTTAAGTTGATCAAG CCTTTGGATTTTGAAGAAGTCCAGAAACTTGCGCTTGGCCTGTCCATTGAGAATGTAGCTCCTTTTGTGGAGGGTGGTGCTGTGGAGATGGATGTGGACGTCCAAGTTGGAGAGGGTGGTCCTGTGGCTACCGGTGCTGGAGCTGGTGCTGATGCAGGGGTAGACATAGGAGTAAATTTGGATACAGGTGTAGGCGTGGGCGGAGATGCTGGAGCTGAAACaggggtagggttagggttggatACAGGACTTACGCCTGGAGTCGGGGTTGGAACTACTAAACCAGGAACAAAACCAAAGCAAGATGCACCTGAAAAAACCTATGCCATTCTGATATCAGTGAATAATATGCCAGAGGGTCCAGCGTTCAGACCTGACACCAAGATTGTTCCTGTATCAGAAGATCCAAATGAATTACCTAAGGATGGTGTGCTCACATCGTTCCCTGCTATCGATCCAGACACAGGAAAACAAGCTGAAGACGTCAG TTATGCCAAAGCCCACGATCCTGACAACTGGTTTACCATCGATGAAGAAACAGCTGAGATTAAACTCAACAAGGCACCAGATAGAGAGTCACCATTCTTGGTGAATGGCACCTACATTGCCAAGATTCTGGCCATAACCAAAG ACATGCCATCAAAGACAGTCACGGGAACAATAGCCATTCAAGTCAATGACTTCAATGACCACTGTCCCAGCCTGACCACCTCCCGCAGCAGTCTGTGCTCTGATTCAAAAACTGTGTATGTTACTGGCATCGATGAGGATGTTAGTCCCAATGCTGCTCCATTTAAATTCACAGTCATCCCTGATGGGACACGAGGCAAATGGGACGTAGAAATCATCAATG AGACGAGTGCTGCTCTTCACTCTCACGAGATGCTGTGGCCCGGCGAATATAAGCTTCAGGTGGAAGTGACGGATGCTAAGGGTCTGTCTTGCTCGGCCAGTGAACCTTTTACTGTGGAAGTTTGTGACTGTGTGGAAAGAGAGGGCTGCGGTGCAAGGACAGCCAAACGAGGAGCTCCTTCATCTGAGCTCTCTGCCTCAGCCATCGGCTTGCTGCTAATGGCATTGTGCTTGCTGCTGC TCATTCCTCTTCTCCTGCTGTTCTGTCAGTGCGGAGGAGCAGACACCATCTTTCCTGACCAATTCAGTGATATACCATTTGACGCCAAAGAACACCTCATATCTTATCACACTGAAGGAAGAGGCGAGGATAAG GAAGTTCCGCTCCAAAGTGTCCCTATCATGATGGGTACCCAAAAGAAGGTtgaggctgctgcagcagcagcaaacttCAACTCCGCTGCTTCTAAAATCAcagagactcatcagaccagtgCATTCTATGATGAGTCTGTGCAGTGGCTTCAGGACACCggacaaagtttgatggaggtGGACAATGTCTATGGGTTTTCAGGGAAATCGTTCAACAACAGCAGTGTTGTGTATGGCAGGCCAAAACTTGGTATCCAACGCTCGACAACAGCTCTGTATGACAATATAGCCTTACCTGATGCTTTCCTCAATGCGTACTACTCGCAG AAAGCAGATTGTGTTGTGCCAGTGAAGGACAGTCTTTTGGATTATGGCTTTGAGGGCCAGGGCTCCCCTACTGGATCAGTGGGCTGCTGCAGCCTCTTGGAGTCTGACAACGACCTGCAGTTCCTCAATGACCTTGGATCAAAGTTCAAGACCCTGGCTGAGATCTGTTCCCCTCCTACACCAACACCGAAACCCTCCCTGACACACAAAGTAACAGGTGGTGTCAAAGCCTCAGTTGATATTGTTGAACCAGTTGTGAGGCCCAAAATTGAGCACAATGTTGAGACAAAGCATACCGAtataaagacagagaaagtcATGTCGTCTACTAACATCTCCAAATCATCTGTCAGTACCGTGAGCACTGCCCCGCAATCCATGACACTTCCTCGCACTAACGTTACTAACATCAGTCAGTCTTCTAACATCAGTCATTCCTCTAACATCAGTCATTCTGCTACTCTGCCCCGTCAAGCTCAGACAGTCATACTACAGCGGCAGCCAGTTTACTACGCCACCAGCCCTGTTCTACAGCCTATGCACTATGTAGTTCAACCACAGCTTCAGAATACCGTACTGCTGGCTAATGGGGCCCAGGGAGTAAATGTACCAGGCTTTTATGTTGTCAGTGGGCCCCAGAATCCTTCTTCTGAACTCGTAATCAGTGGATCCCCACGCTCTCCTTCTGGGCTAGTTATTCAGGGCACTGGAAGCCCCAAAAGCCCTGCCAGCCCCGCCAGTCCAGTAAGCCCCACCCTGTTGCTACCTGGTAGCCCAGGTGTGTCTCAGGGCACAGTCCCTGGGAAGGGCTGGAAAATGGTAGGGCCAAATCCTGATGGTAGTTACATGTTAGTTATGGATAAAAGCAGTCCAGGTGAGGCAGAGGGGGTGGACCCAGGCTCATCTCAGGGCACTTTGCCCAGAGGTGCTATCCTGGTAAAAGAGGCTGCTCCCCCTCAGGGGGTGTTAGGCCCAGCAGCCCAGGGCAGTGTGTATGGCATTCTGCCAGGACACACTGTTGTTAAAAATGGGGGTGTTGTTGCAGTTAACAACAATTTGGGGCAAACATGGGTTAGGCAGCCAGGGCAGATGGGGTTAAGGCCAGTCAATATTTTGGGAGTTGGTGCTGGGCAGCTGAGAATGGGACATGTGGTGACAGCAAAGCCAGAAGGCAGACATACTGGAATATGGCCACCTGGGATTAATTCAATTGGGATTAGGCAGATCAGTGTAAACCAGTCCCAAGGAATACCACCTATGGAGCAAACAAGGGATCCCAGTGGTATTCCAAAAGGATATAGAATAGAATCACCAAAGGAGGACAAGACCACTAGTGTTGTAAATACCGTCATTACCACAGACATAATTACTGCTGAAGCTGTTAAAACTAATCAATCTCCAAAGGAAGAGGTTATGACAAAAAAACTGTTTATGGATGACAGTGATCCAACTCAGAACACGCATACTGATACAGTTGAAGAACAGCAAGATGTGATCAGTAAAGCATCAGAGCACGACCCAGCACTAAATGATGAGGAGCCAAGTGAGGTGGTCCAAGAGtatcaaacacaaacatcagaaaaatcTTCAATTGCAAATCTTGAAGAAGACATTGTTAAATCATTACCCGGGTCAGATGTACTGCAGACATCATTTGAGCAGTCTGATACAGTGGTAGAGAAACTAGGAGATACAAAAGATGAAATTGTGCCCGATCAGTTGAATAAAATCACAGAAGCTccaacaaacacatttacagatgTTGAAAGTCAAACAACAGAAGCCAATGACCCTCAACAGAACATAGAGGAAGAAGCTGAGGCTCCACAGGCAGGACAGCAGGAAAATCTTGGTCCCACTGAAGGTTATTCCAAGGAAGATGTATTTATGGTCACAGAAATGTCCTCCACAGAGGCTTTGCAACGTGGATCAGATGTCTCTGATTTAGATAATACAGATGTAAAGGATGAAGAGACATCAGCATTTCATCAAGGAGAGGAAGCCACTTCTACATCAGACCACCTCAAAATTGTAGATGATCAAATACACGATAGCACAGAAGAAAATGTGTGCAGCCAGGAAGCAGCACCTCTGAAAGAGGAAGAagtggaagaagaaggagaaccCGTTCAGCTCAGCACAGTTGCAGCTCCAGAAGTCAGGAGTGCTGAAGTTGAGTCAGAATCTCAATCAAATCAAGTCTCAGAGGATCAAAGTGACAGGGACCTGGAGCAAGATGTCAGTCCAGCAGAGGAAGTTGTTTCAGTCTTAGAAACAAATCAGGTCGTTGCCACCTCTGATAGTATCCAGGCAGAAGAGATTATGGAGGAAAGAACAACTGTCACCAGTGATACACATGAGGATGTTAAGGCTAAGCAGGATCAAATGTTAGATTCTGATGTGGAGCTTGATACTGTGGATGCTCAACTGTTAGCAACTGCTCCAAATGAGATTTCAATGGACACTTTAATTGTGTCTGAAGAGAGGTCCATTCCTGATCAGGAAGCAATGCCAGAACTAGAGGCAGATCGTAGTGAAGGGTTTCAGATAGGTGAAGGTCATGCACAAAGAGATTTCGTTGATGCTGAAGCAAGAACATCATTGCAAACTGGGAGCATCATTTTAGCCAACCAAGAAGAAGGAGATCTGGGCGATTCAAATTTGATATCCGCATCAGAGGAAATTACCACTCAAGTACAAGCAGAGGCCTCTACTGTGCCAACCATTTCAACATTAGAGCAGCATCTGCAGATAGCAGAagataaagatgatgatgatcaaCAGCATATAACGTCAGAATCGGGAGAAGACAAGGATCAAGTCAGTGCAGATACAGACAGTGTAAGTGATGGAGAAAAAGAAGGGAGCATTGTGGAGGAAGGAGTCTCACAGCAAAGTTTCAGTACCTCTGATGACCAAGATGAAGACATTGAAAGACAAGATGGATTGAGCACAAGTTCTCAATTGGAGGAAAATTTCATCTCAGATGACAACACCAGTAATGAAGAGAAAGATGAAGATGCTGTGGAGGAAACTGTGCCACCGGTACAGCAAAATATAAGCTCTTCAGATGACCAAGATGAAAAGAGTGCAAAAGAGAATGCATCAAGCACTAGTTCTCAAGTTGATGATACAGTAATGTCAGATGATAACATAAATGGTTCAGaaaaagaggagggagagactCTGGAGGATGTGACATTACCCATACAGCAaaatgttagcatcacacaCTCCCAAGATGAAGAGATTGAAGGAGAAGATGTATCAGGAAGAAGTTCTTCATTGCAGGATGAGCTTGTCGCAGGTGACGACATAGATACTGTTGAGACAGAGGATCATATTGCGGAGAAAGTGACATCACCCATACAGCCCCTTCTCAGTATCACGAATGATCAAGATGAAGAGATTGGAAGACTAGATGCAGGACATGCGACTTCCACAGTGGAGGATCAGCTCACCTCAGAAGATAACGCAGGAGATGGAGTGCAAGAGGTGTCACCTGTAGAGCAAACCCCTTTGAGCTCAGATGAAGACAGTGAAAGAGAATATGCATCCCACACAGTATCTCAAGTGGAGACAAAACTAATCTCAGATGttgatggagagaaagaggagataGAGGCTGCATCCATACATCAAAACATTTGCATTTCAGGTGACCAAGATGAAGACAGTGAAGAAGAAGGTGCGCCAGGCACAAGTTCTCACATACAGGAAGAAGGCATCAAGTCTAACCAGCTTTCAGAGGAGGAATCTCAGCCATTAGACACTGAATGTCTATCAGCAATGTCGAAGGTGACTGATACTCAAGAAATGCCTAGTGAAATTACTACACATCAAGTAAGGCAAGGGTTAGTCTCTTCTCAGACAGGTGAGATACCTCTGGATATTGCTGAGAGGCACATATTGGTGAGGGATGCTAACATGGAGGGTTTGGATGATGTGGTCACATCTTCAGGGGAACTGATATCATCCAGGGTGGCAACAGGACAGGTTTATATGTCCAGTGAAGATAAAGGGGTCAGTGGTAGCATACTGGCATCAGGACAGAGTGCCGGTGGAGATCTCACTTTGGAAAAAGGCAATGTAGAGGCCACTTTTGACCCAGAAATTACAGAGGGGTTAGATGGAAGTACAACTCATGCATCTGGTCAGGTATTACCAATATCTTCTTCAGAGATTGAAGTGGTGGGCAAGACCATATCTTCGATGCTGGAAACAGACCCAGGCTCTGCAGAGATAGGAACTGCAAGTTTTATTGCAACAAGTGAGGTAGCTGAGGAAGCTGGTGACCTTGCTCAGAATGAGAGTGTGCACATAACTGGAGCAGCAGAAATAGGCCCAAATACCGTGGGAAATGCTGGTTTGATAGATGTTGAGTCAAAAGCTTCCGATTACTTGCATGGGGCTGAGGCAAGTGGGGGTGAAGTGAGTCCTGATCAAACAGTCATTAGCCAAACTCGGAACAAATTCAGAAGGAGTAAAAAGGACTCCAGCAAGAAACCTCAAAGTCCAAAAAGCCCCTCTGGAAAGTGTAAGCAACAGTGA